GGCGCCGTCGCCAGCCTGCCCGAGGCCGACCGCGCCGAGATGGAGGGCCAGGAGATCCCCTCGTTTGCCCAGGTCTGGGCGCTGGGCTTCATGTTCGCCGTGGAAAACTGGCCCGAGGAATGGGCTGCGCCGCGCGACAAGGAAGCCGCCCAGTGGCTGGACGGCGCGCTCGAATCCATCGTCGCCCTCACCGAGGACGACACCGGCAAGCCCGAGATCTGCATGTACGCCGAAGACGGCCCGCCCAGTACCAGCCAGGAGCGCCTGGAGGTCTTTGGCGAGGCCATCTGGGGCGTGTACGACCTGCGCCAGCTCTGGCGCAGCCTGGGTCCGCGCCAGGAAACCATCGTCAAGGGCGAGCAGCCCGGCCGCAACGACCCCTGCCCTTGCGGCAGCGGCAAGAAGTACAAGAAGTGTTGCGGACCGTCAGCCTGAAATGCCTCACCGGCGATTTCACAAAACCGCCGTGCCGTTTAGACCTTCACCTGCCGAAAGTCGATTCTGTCGCGGTCCCATACGCCCAGCCCGAGAGCGCCGGCGATCTCGACGTGCTCGGGCTGCCGGTGCATGAAGGTACTGAATTTATCCGGCGTGGACTCGAAGAGCCTTTTCATCCCCACCGAGACCCTCCTGGCGTCGATCACTTCCCAGCCCACATGGTCGAGGGCGACGGGATCTGTGGCGAAATAGATTGTGCGATGCTCCCACACAAACTGTGCCCTTGCGCCGGGTCCGCCGTTATACAGGCCTTTGACGCCGTCCAGGATGTGGAGGACGGTTTTGTTCCGAATCACAGGCAAGGAAACAACCGCCGGGATAAAAGCGTTGCAAGCGTTCAGCGTGGAGGAGGAATGACTGCGGCTGACGTTGTTTACCAGGCCGTGGGAGAGGTTCTTGAGGGCAAGAGTGACTCCGGCCGACTGGTGGTCCTTGAGCACGGGAACGTTGATCAGCTTGTTCACCTGACGTGTGATAAAGCGCGCCGCAAAAGAGCGCCTCGCCCTGACATCGTCGATTCCGTAGCCCGGCAGGGTCAACGCCATGTCCAGATAATGGTCGGGGTCATAACCGTCCATCCCCTGCTGGATGGACTCATAGTGATCAGCCGCGTATGAAGTACGAACGCCCGCCGGCAGCCACTTGTCGAATCCTGCGTTGAAAAATTGGTCACGGTAACGGTCATAGACGACAATGTCTTTATTTTGGACTCCCGCGGCATTGAGCCCCGCAATGATCTCGCGGACCACAGTTGCGTCCGACTTCACCAGCGGCTGGCCCACCGGGTTGAGTTTGATTCCGACAACATCTCCAGACTCAAAGAAGAGCCGCCAGGCGCCGGCCCAGGAGTCTGCACCTGTCAGTTCAGTCATGCCGCGCCGTAGCGTCTGCTGGACGGCTCCCGCCTGGTACTGGCCTGACACCAGAACGGAAGGATTCTCCACGGACACCACGCGGCCCGGATAGAGCCCCGGCATCCGGAGCTTGCTGGCATCGGTTTTCGACACCGGCCGCGCAGCCAGGGCCACGGATTTCGCGCCGGAAACCGCCGCAACTCCGAGCCCAAGCGCCTTCAAGCAGTCTCGCCGGTTGAATTGCATGGGTACACCCCCGCTTGTCATCAACGTACCACTGAAATCGTGGTGATACAATTCAAAAACCCGAGATCGGGAACAGGTGTCCTGGACTGCCGTGATTTCGCACTGCCCTTTCGGGTCCCCATTGGAACAAAGCTCATAAGCACATGCTTTCTTACTCACGCTTAACTAGATAGTATCGGTTTTCGCTTGACAGGAAACGTTTCCAGTGATAAAAGCTTGGGCCTAGATATGCAAGCATTTTCGTTTAGGCGCAAATCGTCAGCGAACATCCGGACAGGTGCGGCGAGACGCTCCTGAAAAGGACATTTCATTTCCAGACCTTTTGCGAAGTTTGGCAAGCTCTGTTGATTTCACACACTGCTCGTAATGATTGCGTCG
The nucleotide sequence above comes from Terriglobia bacterium. Encoded proteins:
- a CDS encoding DUF362 domain-containing protein, whose product is MQFNRRDCLKALGLGVAAVSGAKSVALAARPVSKTDASKLRMPGLYPGRVVSVENPSVLVSGQYQAGAVQQTLRRGMTELTGADSWAGAWRLFFESGDVVGIKLNPVGQPLVKSDATVVREIIAGLNAAGVQNKDIVVYDRYRDQFFNAGFDKWLPAGVRTSYAADHYESIQQGMDGYDPDHYLDMALTLPGYGIDDVRARRSFAARFITRQVNKLINVPVLKDHQSAGVTLALKNLSHGLVNNVSRSHSSSTLNACNAFIPAVVSLPVIRNKTVLHILDGVKGLYNGGPGARAQFVWEHRTIYFATDPVALDHVGWEVIDARRVSVGMKRLFESTPDKFSTFMHRQPEHVEIAGALGLGVWDRDRIDFRQVKV
- a CDS encoding UPF0149 family protein codes for the protein GAVASLPEADRAEMEGQEIPSFAQVWALGFMFAVENWPEEWAAPRDKEAAQWLDGALESIVALTEDDTGKPEICMYAEDGPPSTSQERLEVFGEAIWGVYDLRQLWRSLGPRQETIVKGEQPGRNDPCPCGSGKKYKKCCGPSA